A single window of Syntrophotalea acetylenica DNA harbors:
- a CDS encoding tetratricopeptide repeat protein: MSKKDKLLQAAQKNIQKGQWLKAARDFQKVLETDPKDVRTRQRLAELLGRAGCRDESLEAYETVAKSYADNGFYLKAIAVYKQMQKIDPSLAKVYRRLGELNEKQGLIGNALGEYRQLAELFESSDKGEELIEVLEKMKELDPENSALRLRICQACFQYGSQDKARGELQEALALLDKLGNAAAALRFKDLVRSCLPDDMPLAIEMGQVLLTCGQPEETLALLDRNTEGHPQHKAVLALRARAYRALEDYAAERQIYEGLLTEEEANLDYREGFVRACLATGDDRQALDRLEEWKAGFLEGERLATLKAFYEQLQGTCGEDDRVRQTLHDIYENTGEGSKLFDLLSGDQLQSEPSDADGAESDAPGEWFGSDLLDSGESHDFLADGAVVPESAQQNSSTDQAPGQDTWPTGDMTSLPADADDSLDLDLDGMADNVSGAASPDGEEETGIELAFDLELELDLPADDASEEDLPEASLVEELLPASGQEQDLQDGPERDGSEFDVVGAEDSGPIEAADADANLFDDSQVETASSGDDGELADFQRELGAVFEMDSFDLEDDDEPDLTSDLEEAEFYLQQDFLEDARQKCQALLETHPHCKEADEMLRQVEQRLAEKPSMPVAGSGSSQAGGTSSASRTVQENREHSRLQGNISAFRKGIEDAVAQDDCETHFDLGIAYKEMGLFDEAMEEFKKAMGHPRRFIDALTLTGVCLISKEEFEAAAELFKQGLHQEGLAESDRLNLYFELGQLYLAWGRPLDALDSFQQVADTDISYREVGDHICRLRDELGLDDGGGSGGASGGSGSSRVSYL; this comes from the coding sequence TTGTCCAAAAAGGATAAGCTGCTTCAGGCAGCGCAAAAAAACATTCAAAAAGGGCAGTGGCTCAAGGCTGCCAGGGATTTCCAGAAGGTGTTGGAAACCGATCCCAAGGATGTCCGCACCCGCCAGCGGCTCGCTGAATTGCTCGGTCGCGCAGGCTGCCGGGATGAATCCCTGGAGGCCTACGAAACCGTCGCCAAATCCTATGCGGATAATGGCTTTTATCTCAAGGCCATTGCCGTTTACAAGCAGATGCAGAAGATCGATCCCTCCCTGGCGAAGGTCTATCGTCGGCTTGGCGAGTTGAATGAAAAACAGGGCCTGATCGGAAATGCCCTGGGGGAGTATCGGCAGCTGGCCGAACTGTTCGAATCCTCCGACAAGGGCGAAGAGCTGATCGAAGTTCTGGAAAAGATGAAGGAGCTCGATCCGGAAAACAGTGCCTTGCGGTTGCGGATCTGTCAGGCTTGCTTCCAGTACGGTTCTCAGGACAAGGCCCGGGGCGAACTGCAGGAAGCACTGGCTTTGCTTGATAAGCTCGGGAATGCCGCGGCAGCTCTCCGGTTCAAGGATCTGGTGCGGTCCTGTCTGCCCGATGATATGCCGCTGGCCATCGAGATGGGTCAGGTGCTTCTGACCTGTGGCCAGCCGGAAGAAACGCTGGCGTTGCTGGACCGAAACACCGAGGGGCACCCGCAGCACAAAGCGGTATTGGCGTTGCGGGCCCGGGCTTATCGCGCGCTGGAGGATTATGCCGCTGAACGCCAGATTTACGAGGGGTTGCTGACAGAGGAGGAGGCGAATCTCGATTACCGCGAAGGATTTGTCAGGGCCTGTCTGGCCACAGGCGACGACCGTCAGGCTCTCGATCGACTGGAGGAGTGGAAAGCGGGGTTTCTTGAAGGGGAACGCCTGGCCACCCTGAAGGCGTTCTACGAGCAATTGCAGGGCACCTGCGGCGAAGACGACCGGGTGCGACAGACCCTGCACGATATCTATGAAAATACCGGAGAGGGGTCCAAGCTGTTCGATCTGCTTTCCGGTGATCAGCTTCAGTCCGAGCCGTCAGACGCTGACGGCGCTGAGTCGGATGCCCCTGGCGAGTGGTTTGGCAGCGATCTGCTCGATTCCGGGGAAAGCCACGATTTTTTGGCCGACGGGGCAGTCGTGCCGGAGTCGGCGCAGCAGAATTCTTCCACGGACCAGGCTCCCGGGCAGGACACCTGGCCCACCGGGGACATGACCTCGTTGCCGGCGGATGCCGATGATAGCCTCGATCTTGACCTTGACGGGATGGCCGACAATGTTTCCGGAGCGGCTTCGCCCGATGGGGAGGAGGAAACCGGGATCGAACTCGCATTTGATCTCGAACTTGAACTGGACCTGCCGGCGGATGACGCTTCCGAAGAGGATTTGCCGGAGGCCAGTCTGGTAGAGGAGCTGCTTCCGGCATCCGGGCAAGAGCAAGACCTCCAGGATGGCCCGGAGCGCGACGGTTCGGAGTTTGATGTGGTGGGGGCCGAGGATAGTGGCCCCATCGAAGCTGCTGATGCCGATGCCAACCTGTTTGATGACAGCCAGGTCGAAACAGCCTCTTCCGGCGATGACGGGGAACTGGCCGATTTTCAGCGCGAACTGGGTGCCGTATTTGAAATGGATTCCTTCGATCTGGAGGATGATGACGAGCCGGACCTGACCAGCGATCTGGAGGAGGCCGAGTTTTATCTGCAGCAGGATTTTCTGGAGGATGCCCGGCAAAAATGCCAGGCCTTGCTTGAAACGCACCCGCACTGCAAGGAAGCGGACGAAATGTTGCGGCAAGTCGAGCAGCGGTTGGCCGAAAAGCCGTCCATGCCCGTTGCTGGCTCCGGCAGCTCGCAGGCAGGCGGCACATCCTCGGCTTCGCGAACGGTTCAGGAAAACAGGGAACACAGCAGACTGCAAGGGAACATCTCTGCTTTCAGAAAAGGGATCGAGGATGCTGTGGCGCAGGACGATTGCGAAACCCATTTCGATCTTGGCATCGCTTACAAGGAAATGGGGCTGTTCGACGAGGCCATGGAAGAATTCAAAAAGGCCATGGGGCATCCGCGCCGTTTCATCGATGCGCTGACACTCACAGGGGTCTGTCTGATCAGCAAGGAAGAGTTCGAGGCGGCTGCCGAACTATTCAAACAAGGCTTGCACCAGGAAGGGCTTGCCGAAAGCGATCGATTAAATCTCTATTTTGAACTCGGACAGCTTTATCTTGCCTGGGGCCGTCCGCTGGATGCTCTGGACAGTTTCCAGCAAGTGGCCGACACCGATATATCTTATCGCGAAGTCGGGGACCACATCTGCAGGCTGCGTGATGAGCTTGGGCTGGATGATGGCGGCGGGTCTGGCGGAGCTTCCGGCGGGTCCGGCAGCAGCAGGGTTTCCTATTTGTAG
- a CDS encoding segregation and condensation protein A, whose amino-acid sequence MPYEIELEMFKGPLDLLLHLIKKHEMDIYDIPIAEITSQYLQALDAMRALNLDVAGEFLVMASTLVHIKSRMLLPLAPDPEPDEEDIDPRAELVSRLLEYQRYKDAAAVLDASPMLGRDVFGRACVVPSELQAGDAELQPVGVFELAEALQRLLQDVSPEPVHQVVRERLSVAERVAMVLEALKDCQSLAFETLLPGPLTREELVVTFLAVLELVKLRLVRIMQNCRCGAIWLFPGVVDGQRELPLQDESFGYC is encoded by the coding sequence ATGCCGTATGAAATCGAACTCGAGATGTTCAAGGGGCCGCTTGATCTTTTGCTGCATCTGATCAAGAAGCACGAAATGGATATTTACGATATCCCCATTGCCGAAATAACCTCCCAGTATCTGCAGGCGCTTGACGCCATGCGGGCTCTCAATCTTGATGTGGCGGGCGAGTTTCTGGTCATGGCGTCGACGCTGGTGCATATCAAGTCCCGCATGTTGCTGCCTCTGGCGCCTGATCCGGAGCCCGACGAAGAGGACATCGATCCCCGTGCCGAACTTGTCAGCAGGCTTCTGGAATATCAGCGCTACAAGGATGCCGCTGCCGTTCTCGATGCCAGTCCGATGCTGGGCAGGGATGTGTTCGGCCGCGCCTGCGTCGTGCCGTCCGAACTGCAGGCCGGCGATGCGGAACTGCAACCCGTCGGCGTCTTTGAACTGGCGGAGGCTTTACAACGGCTGCTGCAGGATGTTTCGCCGGAACCGGTTCATCAAGTGGTGCGGGAACGATTGTCGGTCGCCGAGCGGGTTGCCATGGTGCTTGAGGCTTTGAAGGATTGTCAAAGTCTGGCGTTTGAAACCCTGTTGCCCGGTCCACTCACCCGGGAAGAACTGGTGGTAACCTTTCTGGCCGTGCTCGAATTGGTGAAACTGCGCCTGGTGCGCATTATGCAGAACTGCCGTTGCGGCGCCATCTGGCTGTTTCCCGGTGTGGTTGACGGTCAAAGGGAGTTGCCGTTGCAGGACGAATCCTTTGGATACTGCTGA
- a CDS encoding site-2 protease family protein, which produces MEIIFQKLSIILVPGLLAITLHEVAHGWVADRLGDPTARLLGRLTLNPFKHLDPVGTLLLFFIGFGWARPVPVNPGNLPNPRRNMLWVALGGPTANLGLALFSALLLRGLGRMPTNGTGMSALAMLLEPLTLMVAFSVYINLVLMIINLVPVPPLDGGRVLAGLLPERAAAAMARLEPFGFFVVIILFFFSPLAERVLWPSVGFLTALLTGPQLVLVQKVFAILFRS; this is translated from the coding sequence ATGGAGATAATTTTTCAGAAATTGTCAATCATACTGGTGCCTGGCCTGCTGGCTATTACGCTGCACGAGGTCGCCCATGGCTGGGTGGCCGACCGGTTGGGCGATCCGACCGCCCGCCTGCTTGGCCGGTTGACCCTCAACCCCTTCAAACATCTTGATCCTGTCGGCACCTTGCTGCTGTTTTTCATTGGCTTCGGATGGGCACGCCCGGTGCCGGTCAATCCGGGCAATCTGCCAAATCCTCGACGCAACATGCTTTGGGTTGCGCTAGGCGGTCCGACCGCCAATCTGGGGTTGGCCCTGTTTTCCGCACTGTTGCTCAGGGGGCTGGGACGCATGCCGACAAACGGGACCGGCATGTCGGCGCTGGCCATGCTGCTGGAGCCGCTCACCCTGATGGTGGCTTTCAGCGTGTATATCAATCTGGTGCTGATGATCATCAACCTCGTTCCGGTGCCACCGCTGGATGGCGGGCGCGTTCTGGCCGGGCTGTTGCCCGAACGGGCTGCCGCGGCCATGGCACGGCTCGAACCGTTCGGTTTTTTCGTGGTGATCATTCTGTTCTTTTTTTCACCTTTGGCGGAACGCGTGCTGTGGCCGTCGGTCGGTTTTCTGACGGCGCTGCTGACCGGGCCTCAACTGGTGCTGGTGCAGAAGGTTTTTGCCATTTTGTTCAGGTCCTAG
- a CDS encoding dihydroorotate dehydrogenase electron transfer subunit translates to MQNFHTSIISNLELSPGYFRMRILAPGFVATAKPGQFVMVRIGNGLEPLLRRPFGIFRTGFLPADCQGLPDKEYVEILYKVVGSGTALLRDLHRGDRVELLGPLGNGFDMQPAAEQILVGGGIGLVPLYMLARQLVKTGRVRLLMGGRCRDDILAVTEFERLGVATYVSTDDGSLGEEGLVTDVLRRKLEKFPGAAIYACGPMPMLRAVHDLCSAHRAPLQVSLEAFMACGVGACLGCVVKGAGHSEADPHYLCTCKEGPVFRSEQLEWDKLEAGHEDCGCEEERA, encoded by the coding sequence ATGCAAAATTTTCATACATCCATCATTTCCAACCTGGAGTTGTCGCCGGGTTATTTTCGCATGCGGATTCTGGCTCCCGGTTTTGTGGCGACCGCCAAACCGGGCCAGTTCGTCATGGTTCGTATCGGTAACGGTCTGGAGCCGCTGTTGCGGCGGCCTTTCGGCATTTTCCGCACCGGTTTTTTGCCGGCTGATTGCCAGGGCCTGCCGGACAAGGAATATGTGGAGATCCTCTACAAGGTGGTCGGCAGCGGTACGGCACTGCTTCGGGACCTGCATCGGGGCGACAGGGTCGAACTGCTGGGGCCGCTGGGCAACGGTTTTGATATGCAGCCAGCCGCCGAACAGATCCTGGTCGGCGGCGGCATCGGCCTGGTGCCCCTGTACATGCTGGCGCGGCAACTGGTCAAAACCGGCCGGGTGCGGCTGCTCATGGGGGGGCGTTGCCGGGACGACATTCTCGCCGTGACCGAATTTGAACGGCTGGGCGTGGCGACCTATGTATCGACAGATGACGGTTCGCTGGGCGAGGAAGGCCTGGTGACCGACGTGCTGCGGCGCAAACTCGAAAAATTTCCCGGCGCCGCGATTTATGCCTGCGGTCCGATGCCGATGCTGCGCGCCGTGCACGATCTGTGCAGCGCGCATCGAGCTCCGCTGCAGGTTTCGCTGGAGGCGTTCATGGCCTGCGGCGTCGGAGCCTGCCTCGGGTGCGTGGTCAAGGGGGCCGGACATAGCGAGGCCGATCCCCATTATCTGTGTACCTGCAAGGAAGGTCCGGTATTCCGTTCCGAGCAACTTGAATGGGACAAGCTCGAAGCGGGGCATGAGGATTGCGGCTGCGAGGAGGAACGGGCATGA
- the scpB gene encoding SMC-Scp complex subunit ScpB, giving the protein MDTADLRAVLEALLFTAPGPVRIEQLALAIEVEPRMVAKALDELREEYRRARRGFVLAELADGYQLRSRPEHAEYIRRLQVSRPARISRAALETLAIIAYRQPATRADIEYLRGVDSGGVIKSLLDKRLVRIAGKKDMPGRPLLYGTSREFLEFFGLRSLEDLPSLKEFTELTAESETLLLDFEAESSEPQTEP; this is encoded by the coding sequence TTGGATACTGCTGACCTCAGAGCTGTTCTGGAAGCCTTGCTTTTCACGGCGCCGGGCCCGGTTCGCATCGAGCAGCTCGCGCTGGCGATCGAGGTCGAGCCCCGCATGGTAGCCAAAGCGCTGGATGAACTGCGGGAAGAATACCGCCGCGCCCGAAGAGGGTTTGTGCTGGCGGAGCTGGCCGATGGGTATCAACTGCGCAGCCGTCCCGAGCATGCCGAATATATCCGCCGCCTGCAGGTCAGCCGCCCGGCGCGTATTTCCCGCGCCGCGCTGGAGACGCTTGCCATCATTGCCTACCGGCAACCCGCGACCCGGGCCGATATCGAGTACCTGCGCGGTGTCGACTCCGGAGGCGTGATCAAGAGCCTGCTGGACAAACGCCTGGTACGAATCGCGGGCAAAAAGGATATGCCCGGGCGTCCCCTGCTGTATGGCACCAGCCGGGAATTTCTGGAGTTTTTCGGTTTGCGCTCGCTGGAGGATCTGCCCAGCCTGAAGGAGTTCACCGAGCTGACCGCTGAAAGCGAAACCCTGCTGCTCGACTTCGAGGCCGAGTCATCGGAACCCCAGACAGAACCGTGA
- the rimI gene encoding ribosomal protein S18-alanine N-acetyltransferase has protein sequence MPGPASETYSIRSMAVDDLAAVVELERRCHVNPWSARLFEEELCRPHAFIDLLCMAGRIVGYACCWHVCDELHILNIAVDPACRRRGLGGMLLEYTVRRACQKGCERAFLEVRAGNHGAIHMYRTRGFETIGRRANYYADGEDAILMERKMRGD, from the coding sequence GTGCCGGGCCCAGCATCGGAGACCTATTCCATCCGTTCCATGGCGGTGGACGATCTTGCGGCGGTGGTCGAGCTTGAACGGCGCTGCCATGTCAATCCGTGGTCCGCGCGGCTTTTCGAAGAAGAACTTTGCAGGCCCCACGCTTTTATCGACCTGTTGTGCATGGCCGGGCGGATCGTCGGTTATGCCTGCTGCTGGCATGTTTGCGATGAACTGCATATTCTCAACATTGCCGTAGATCCCGCATGCCGCCGCCGCGGCCTGGGTGGAATGCTGCTTGAATACACGGTTCGCCGCGCTTGCCAGAAGGGGTGCGAGCGCGCCTTTCTCGAAGTGCGGGCCGGCAATCACGGGGCCATTCACATGTATCGGACCCGCGGTTTCGAAACTATCGGGCGGCGGGCGAATTATTACGCCGATGGCGAAGACGCCATACTCATGGAACGGAAGATGCGCGGCGATTGA
- a CDS encoding pseudouridine synthase, which translates to MMKQRLQKLIAVAGLASRRKAEEWIAAGRVTVNGTVAKIGEQADPDRDRILVDGRPLPRPEAPVCLLLYKPIGYVTSRRDPKGRPVVTDLLGKINARLYPVGRLDLNTEGLLLLTNDGDLAWRLSHPRHEVGKTYLVRMQGSLSDESRRKLEAGVLLEDGPTAPAQVSNVRKAGSHTWLELTIHEGRNRQVRRMCEAVGCPVSRLKRIRYAFLDLGTLRPGQCRQLSPAEVARLKAL; encoded by the coding sequence ATGATGAAACAGCGATTGCAAAAACTGATTGCCGTTGCCGGTCTGGCCTCGCGCCGCAAGGCCGAAGAATGGATTGCCGCGGGGCGCGTAACCGTCAACGGCACGGTTGCCAAAATCGGTGAGCAGGCCGATCCGGACAGGGACCGCATCCTGGTTGACGGGCGCCCGCTGCCACGGCCCGAGGCGCCGGTCTGCCTGTTGTTGTATAAGCCGATCGGGTACGTTACGAGCCGGCGTGATCCCAAGGGGCGCCCGGTGGTCACCGACCTGCTGGGAAAAATCAACGCTCGCCTGTACCCTGTAGGCCGCCTGGACCTCAATACCGAAGGTTTGTTGCTGCTGACCAATGACGGAGACCTGGCCTGGCGGCTCAGCCATCCGCGCCACGAGGTGGGTAAAACCTATCTGGTGCGAATGCAGGGGAGTCTGTCCGACGAATCGCGCCGAAAACTGGAGGCGGGGGTCTTGCTTGAAGATGGCCCGACCGCTCCCGCGCAGGTGTCGAATGTTCGCAAGGCGGGCAGTCACACCTGGCTGGAGTTGACGATTCACGAGGGGCGCAACCGTCAGGTCCGGCGCATGTGCGAGGCTGTCGGCTGCCCGGTGAGCCGGCTGAAGCGCATCCGCTATGCGTTTCTCGACCTTGGGACGTTGCGTCCCGGACAGTGCCGGCAATTGAGCCCTGCCGAGGTGGCGCGTCTGAAGGCCTTGTAA
- a CDS encoding CBS domain-containing protein, translated as MDVITTHINADFDCLGGMIAARRLYPDAAMVFAGAQERGLREFFMQSAFYAYEFKRIRDIDLDAITRLILVDVCQAERIGPFGEVATRPGVEVHIYDHHPNKPHALHGSVEVIRPVGSTVTVLTHLFMERGIHPTPDEATMMLLGLYEDTSKLLSHATSAADYQAAAYLVEHGGNLNTVSDFLVQELTSDQVSLLHELLQSLTAINVNSVDIHIAHASIDNFVGDLAILAHKIKDMKTLDALFVAVRMGDRIFMVGRSRIPEVPAGDILEEFGGGGHGFAASATVRDMTLVQVLEKLPAVLRRHVNPHWEARHIMFSPVKTVQVADTIAQVREILTRYNINALPVLDGERVVGIITRQVAEKAAHHLLESVPVAEYMNSDFASVRPEISLRELQDLIVGRHQRFVPVVENGQLIGALTRTDLLHHMVSGAVARRRQGIGEPGNGLTLKRRVVAHLLRNQLREPLQKLLFHIGEVGDFLGQNVFVVGGFVRDLLLRQENFDIDVVVEGDGIGFAEEFGRRHGCRVRAHRKFATAVLVFPDGFKIDVASARTEYYLEPGALPTVETASIKLDLYRRDFTINTLAIAMNRAHFGELLDYFGGQSDLREKAIRVLHNLSFVEDPTRMFRAIRFEQRLAFQLGRHTEHLLKSAVRMGFLEKVSGPRVFNEMLLILREPDPLPAIARLDELGLLAYIHPRMSCRSEINRLLAAAKRTVDWYELLYTGEGCQRWQVFFLCLFSGLDESEVNQVLRHLGMPPRYAEFFGPERETVHRIVHQLEWRCSQRRNLSNSEVYRMLRELPIEALLYGMARTEHEEARRLMSHFVTHLRSVVSLIGGRDLQSMGLKPGPCYGEILNKLVAARLDGLVSTREDELRLVRRLLAG; from the coding sequence ATGGACGTCATAACCACGCATATCAACGCTGATTTCGATTGCCTGGGCGGCATGATTGCCGCCCGGCGCCTCTATCCCGATGCTGCGATGGTGTTCGCCGGAGCGCAGGAGCGCGGTCTGCGCGAGTTTTTCATGCAGAGCGCCTTTTATGCCTACGAGTTCAAGCGCATCCGGGATATCGATCTGGATGCCATCACGCGGCTGATTCTGGTCGATGTCTGTCAGGCCGAGCGCATCGGGCCTTTTGGCGAAGTGGCCACCCGTCCAGGTGTCGAAGTTCATATTTACGATCATCATCCCAACAAACCTCACGCCCTGCATGGCAGTGTCGAAGTGATTCGTCCGGTCGGTTCGACGGTGACGGTTCTGACCCATCTGTTCATGGAGCGCGGCATCCATCCCACCCCCGATGAAGCCACCATGATGCTGCTCGGCCTGTACGAGGATACCAGCAAGCTGCTTTCTCACGCCACCTCCGCCGCCGATTACCAGGCCGCCGCCTATCTGGTCGAACACGGCGGCAACCTCAACACGGTGTCCGATTTTCTGGTTCAGGAGTTGACGTCGGACCAGGTGTCCCTGCTGCACGAATTGCTGCAATCTCTGACCGCCATCAACGTCAACAGTGTGGATATCCATATCGCCCACGCTTCCATCGATAATTTTGTCGGCGACCTGGCGATACTGGCGCACAAAATCAAGGATATGAAGACCCTGGATGCGCTGTTCGTGGCGGTGCGCATGGGGGACCGCATCTTCATGGTTGGCCGTTCGCGTATTCCCGAAGTGCCGGCCGGGGATATTCTCGAGGAGTTTGGCGGCGGCGGACACGGATTTGCCGCTTCGGCCACGGTCCGGGACATGACGCTGGTGCAGGTCCTGGAAAAACTGCCGGCCGTGCTGAGGCGCCATGTCAATCCGCACTGGGAAGCGCGTCATATCATGTTTTCGCCGGTGAAAACCGTGCAGGTCGCGGATACCATCGCCCAGGTGCGGGAGATTCTGACCCGCTACAACATCAATGCCCTGCCGGTTCTCGACGGAGAACGGGTTGTCGGCATCATTACCCGACAGGTCGCCGAAAAGGCTGCGCACCACCTGCTGGAGAGTGTGCCGGTCGCCGAGTACATGAACAGCGATTTTGCTTCGGTCAGGCCGGAAATCTCTCTGCGGGAGCTGCAGGACCTGATCGTCGGGCGGCATCAGCGTTTTGTGCCGGTGGTGGAAAACGGCCAGCTGATCGGCGCCCTGACGCGTACCGACCTGTTGCACCATATGGTTTCGGGAGCGGTGGCGCGCCGGCGCCAGGGGATCGGCGAGCCTGGCAACGGTCTGACGCTGAAAAGACGCGTGGTGGCGCATCTGCTGCGCAACCAATTGCGCGAACCGCTGCAGAAACTCCTGTTCCATATCGGCGAGGTTGGTGATTTTCTGGGACAAAACGTGTTCGTTGTCGGCGGCTTTGTGCGGGACCTTCTGCTGCGCCAGGAGAATTTCGATATCGATGTGGTCGTCGAAGGGGACGGCATCGGCTTTGCCGAAGAGTTTGGGCGACGGCATGGCTGCCGGGTGCGGGCACACCGGAAATTCGCCACCGCCGTGCTGGTTTTTCCCGACGGGTTCAAGATCGATGTCGCTTCGGCTCGCACCGAATACTACCTGGAGCCGGGCGCCTTGCCGACGGTGGAAACCGCCTCCATCAAACTCGACCTTTACCGGCGGGATTTTACCATCAATACCCTTGCCATCGCCATGAATCGCGCCCATTTCGGGGAACTGCTCGATTATTTCGGCGGTCAGAGCGATCTGCGGGAAAAAGCCATCCGGGTACTGCACAACCTCAGCTTTGTCGAAGATCCGACACGCATGTTCCGCGCCATCCGTTTCGAACAGCGGCTGGCGTTTCAGCTCGGCAGGCATACCGAGCATCTGCTCAAAAGTGCGGTGCGCATGGGATTCCTGGAAAAAGTCAGCGGCCCGCGGGTGTTCAATGAGATGCTGCTCATCCTTCGAGAGCCGGATCCTCTGCCGGCCATCGCCCGCCTTGACGAGTTGGGGCTGCTGGCCTATATCCATCCCCGCATGTCCTGCCGGTCGGAGATCAACAGGCTGCTGGCTGCCGCGAAACGGACCGTGGACTGGTATGAGCTGCTCTATACCGGTGAGGGTTGCCAGCGCTGGCAGGTTTTTTTCCTGTGCCTGTTTTCCGGGCTTGACGAGTCGGAAGTGAATCAGGTGCTGCGGCATCTCGGCATGCCGCCACGCTACGCGGAGTTTTTCGGTCCCGAACGGGAGACGGTGCACCGGATTGTGCATCAGCTTGAATGGCGCTGCTCCCAACGTCGGAACTTGTCCAATAGCGAAGTTTACCGGATGCTGCGGGAGCTTCCTATCGAAGCCCTGCTCTACGGCATGGCGCGGACCGAACATGAAGAAGCACGACGCCTGATGTCACACTTTGTCACCCATCTGCGCTCGGTGGTCAGCCTGATAGGGGGGCGGGATCTTCAATCCATGGGACTGAAGCCCGGTCCGTGCTACGGGGAGATTCTCAACAAGCTGGTTGCGGCCCGTCTGGATGGCCTGGTGTCCACGCGCGAGGACGAATTGCGGTTGGTGCGGAGGCTGCTTGCCGGCTAA